In the genome of Hydrogenophaga sp. PBL-H3, the window AACGACCAGCTGATGAGCGAGGTGCGTGACCTGCAAGAGGGCCTGGACATGGTCGAGGAACTCGCCCGCGCGGAGCTGGGCATGGTCAAGCCCAACGAAATCTTCGTGCAGATCGCGCAGAACAAGCGCTGACGCCATGGCGGCCGTCACGGTGGCACTGCTCGGTGGCGAGTCCAGCGGCAAGACCACACTGGGCGTGGCCCTCGCCCAACACCTCAATGCCCTGGGCATAACCACCACGCTCGTGCCCGAGCACCTGCGCGCCTGGTGCGAACGCGAGGGCCGCGCGCCACTGGCGCAAGAGCAGGCGGGCATCGCCCAAGAACAGACCCGGTGGATCGAGGCGGCCGCGAACAGCGGAGCCCAGGTGGTTGTGGTCGACACCACGGCGCTGGTGGTCTCGGCCTACAGCGAACTCGTGTTCAACGACACCTCGCTGCACGCGCCCGCGCTGGCGCAACAAAGGCGAATCCGGCTCACGCTGCTGATGGGGCTGGACTTCCCCTGGCAAGCCGACGGTCTGTTCCGCGAGGGTCCAGCTGCGCGGGCCGCCATCGACGCCGTGCTGCGCCGCGAGTTGCATGCGGCGGGCATCGCATTCCAGACGGTCTATGGATCGCCAGCGGAGCGACTGCAGCATGCGCTTCGCGCGGTGGGCGTTCAGCTGGGCCGCTTTCTGGTGGCGGGCGATCCGATGCTGGAGACCGGCTCGGGCCGGTGGACCTGCGAGAACTGCAGCGACCCCGAGTGCGAGCGGCGCCTGTTCAGCGGACTGCTGGGTTCTGGTTCGAGCCAGCACTCCCTCGGTTCAAGCTAGCGCACTTTCCCTTCGAGTCAACCCTCCCTCCGTTCGGGCTGAGCCTGTCGAAGCCTTGCACAGGTGTTGGTGGGCCCTTCGACAAGCTCAGGGCGAACGGGAATGGGCCCCGTACCGAGGGAAAACAGCGATTGCCCGGCGCGAAGCCCGGACGATCAGTGCTTCTGGTCGCTGGCCGGCTGCTGGATTTCGGGTTGCAGGAACACCTGGGCCGCGTCCACCGGATCAAACCGGTATTGCGCTCCACAGAACTCACACCCCACCTCCACCTGCCCCTGCTCGCTCAAGATCGATTCGATCTCGTCACGGCCCAGGCTGCGCAGCATGTTGCTCACGCGCTCGCGCGAGCAGGTGCAAGCAAAGCGTGGACCGTCCTCGCCCGTCATGGGCTCGAAGCGGCGCACGTCTTCTTCCCAGAACAGTCGGTGCAGGATGGTGTCGGCATCCAGCGTGAGCAGCTCTTCCCGTTTGAGGCTGGACGCGAGGATGGCGATGCGGTTGTAGTCTTCGTTCAGGCCGATCTGGTCTTCGTCGCGAGCACCCGACTGGCCCGCGAGGTTGCCACTGCCCTGCAATGGCAAGCGCTGGATCAGCAGGCCGGCGGCCACGTGTTCGTTGGCTGCGAGCACCAGCCGCGTGTCGAGCTGCTCGCTCTGCAGCATGTAGTGCTCGATCACCTCGCTGAGCTTCTCCAGCTTTTCGCGCTGGTCGCCATACAGGGGCACCACGCCCTGGTACGGCTGCTGGCCCGGCAGACGGTCCTTGGGGTCGAGCGTGATGGCGCAGCGCCCCTGGTTCGTCACGTTGACCATGTGCGAGAGCGGCGCATCGGGCGCCACGTCACCCATCACGGTGGCGGTGGCGCGCAGGCGCAGATCGGGCTGCACCTCGGCCACGGCCAGCTTCACCGGCCCGTCTCCCATGATCTGCATGATGAGCGCGCCGTTGAACTTGATGTTGGCCTGCATCAGCGTGGCTGCGGCCGTCATCTCGCCCAGCAGTTCGGTCACGGCCGTGGGGTAGCCGCCACCGTCGCGGTGGCGTTGCAGGATTTCTTGCCAAGCGTCGGTCAGGCGCACCAGCATGCCGCGCACCGGCAGGCCTTCAAAGACGAATTTATGGAGTTCGGACAAGCGGAGCTTTCAGGGATCGTTCGGAAAACGCAATCGTGGCAGATCGGGATCAGCCGACCTTTTTCAAGGTCTTGCGAAAACGCTCGGCGTTGTCGGTGTAGTGCTTCGCGCTCATGCGCAGGCCCTCGATCTGTTCGGGCGAGAGCGTCTTGGCCACGCGCGCCGGGCTGCCCAGGATCATGGTGCCGTCCGGGAATTCCTTGCCTTCGGTCACCAGCGAGCCGGCGCCCACCAGGCAATGCTTGCCGATCTTGGCACCGTTGAGCACCACCGCGCCGATGCCGATGAGCGAGCCGTCGCCGATGGTGCAGCCGTGCAGCATCACCTGGTGGCCCACGGTCACGTTCTCGCCAATGGTCAGCGGCAGGCCCACGTCGGCGTGCAGCACGCTGCCGTCCTGGACGTTGCTGCCGCGCCCGATCGTGATGGTCTCGGTGTCGCCGCGCACCGTGACACCAAACCACACGCTGCTGTCTTCACCCAGCACCACGTTGCCGATGACCTGTGCGTTGTCGGCCACCCAGGCCGTGTCGGCCACGCGTGGGGCCATGCCGTCAATTTCAAAAAGTGCCATGTCGGTTGTCTCCGTTGTCAGGTTGGGAATGCTTCCTAGAATTGTAGGGATGCAAGTCCCCGCCGCCCTGTCTTCGTCGCCTTTCGTTTCCCTGCGGGCGCAAGCCCTGCAAGCGCTGTGCACCGGCGACCCGGATCACAAGGTAGCCGCCACCCACGCACTGTTTGAAGCCCTGCGGGCGGGCCACACCCACCTGGAGCCGGCCGAACGCCTCACACCCGACGCCACCCTCCCCCTGCCCGGGCGCCCGCAGCGGCCCGTTCTCATCGCGCCGGTGGACGTGCCTCAGCGCTCGCCCTTCACGCCAGAAGGCCTGGCCATGCTGCTGCACGCGGTGGCGCACATCGAGTTCAACGCGATCGACCTGGCGCTGGACGCCATCTGGCGCTTCCCCGACATGCCCGCCGAGTTCTACACCGACTGGCTCCAGGTGGCCCACGAGGAAGCCATCCACTTCGGCCTGCTGCGCGCGCACCTGCAAAGCCTGGGTCACGACTACGGTGACTTTGCGGCCCACAACAGCCTGTGGGAGATGTGCCTGCGAACGCAGCACGACGTGACCGCGCGCATGGCCCTGGTGCCGCGCACCATGGAAGCCCGGGGCCTGGACGCCACGCCCCCCATGCAGGCCCGCCTGCGCAAGGTGGGCACGCCCGCAGCGATGCGTGCGGTCGAGATCCTCGACGTGATCCTGCGCGACGAGATCGGCCATGTGGCGGTGGGCAACCGCTGGTACGGCTGGCTGTGCGAACGGCAGGGCATCGAGCCGCTCGCGCACTACCGGCAGCTGGCGCGGGCGCATTCGGCGCCGCGGCTGAAGCCGCCGTTCAACGAGCCGGCCCGGCTGGCCGCGGGCTTCACCGACGCCGAGCTGGCCGCAATGCACCAGGCCTGACCCCCGATAATCGGGGATGACTTCCGCATCCCCGACCGCTTTCAGCACACTCCCCCTCTCCCCCGCCACGCTGGCCAACCTGGAACAGCTCGGCTACCTGGACATGACGCCGATCCAGGCGGCAGCCCTGCCACCGGCCC includes:
- a CDS encoding AAA family ATPase, giving the protein MAAVTVALLGGESSGKTTLGVALAQHLNALGITTTLVPEHLRAWCEREGRAPLAQEQAGIAQEQTRWIEAAANSGAQVVVVDTTALVVSAYSELVFNDTSLHAPALAQQRRIRLTLLMGLDFPWQADGLFREGPAARAAIDAVLRRELHAAGIAFQTVYGSPAERLQHALRAVGVQLGRFLVAGDPMLETGSGRWTCENCSDPECERRLFSGLLGSGSSQHSLGSS
- a CDS encoding ferritin-like domain-containing protein codes for the protein MQVPAALSSSPFVSLRAQALQALCTGDPDHKVAATHALFEALRAGHTHLEPAERLTPDATLPLPGRPQRPVLIAPVDVPQRSPFTPEGLAMLLHAVAHIEFNAIDLALDAIWRFPDMPAEFYTDWLQVAHEEAIHFGLLRAHLQSLGHDYGDFAAHNSLWEMCLRTQHDVTARMALVPRTMEARGLDATPPMQARLRKVGTPAAMRAVEILDVILRDEIGHVAVGNRWYGWLCERQGIEPLAHYRQLARAHSAPRLKPPFNEPARLAAGFTDAELAAMHQA
- the hslO gene encoding Hsp33 family molecular chaperone HslO — encoded protein: MSELHKFVFEGLPVRGMLVRLTDAWQEILQRHRDGGGYPTAVTELLGEMTAAATLMQANIKFNGALIMQIMGDGPVKLAVAEVQPDLRLRATATVMGDVAPDAPLSHMVNVTNQGRCAITLDPKDRLPGQQPYQGVVPLYGDQREKLEKLSEVIEHYMLQSEQLDTRLVLAANEHVAAGLLIQRLPLQGSGNLAGQSGARDEDQIGLNEDYNRIAILASSLKREELLTLDADTILHRLFWEEDVRRFEPMTGEDGPRFACTCSRERVSNMLRSLGRDEIESILSEQGQVEVGCEFCGAQYRFDPVDAAQVFLQPEIQQPASDQKH
- a CDS encoding gamma carbonic anhydrase family protein, which gives rise to MALFEIDGMAPRVADTAWVADNAQVIGNVVLGEDSSVWFGVTVRGDTETITIGRGSNVQDGSVLHADVGLPLTIGENVTVGHQVMLHGCTIGDGSLIGIGAVVLNGAKIGKHCLVGAGSLVTEGKEFPDGTMILGSPARVAKTLSPEQIEGLRMSAKHYTDNAERFRKTLKKVG